A stretch of DNA from Pseudonocardia hierapolitana:
AGCTCGTGGGTGCCGGGCAGCTGCTCGGCCGCTCGGTCGACCCGGCCCGAACGCTCCAGGGCGTCGAGGTACCGGGCGTGGACGTCCCGCATCGCAGGGGCTTGCGCCGAATCGAGGTGGATCGCCCGCGTCAGGCCGTCGCTGTCGGCGAGCACGTCGGCGGCGACCTCGTCGGTCATCGCCGCGAGCAGCTCGTCGCGCTGCTTGCCGGTGAGGTCGCCGTCGCGCACCACGCGGTCGAGCAGGATCTTGATGTTGACCTCGCGGTCGGAGCAGTTCACAGCGGCCGCTCCGTCGACGACGTCGGCGTTGATCTGGCCGCCGAGCAGCGCGTACTCGGTCCGGCCGCGCTGCGTGAACCCCGAGCTCCCACCCTCGCCGGCCACCCGGCACCGCAGCCCGGTGGCGTCGACCCGGACGGCGTCGTTCCGCTTGTCACCGACCTCGCCGTGCGGTTCGGCCGACGCCTTGACGTACGTGCCCACGCCCCCGTTCCACAGCAGGTCCACCGGGGATTCGAGGACGGCGCGGACGAGCTCGTCCGCGGAGAGCGAGTCGGCGTCGACGCCGAGGGCCCGGCGCATCTCGTCCGACAGCGGCACGTCCCTCGCCGTCCTGGGGAACACCCCACCGCCTGCGGAGATGAGCGACCGGTCGTAATCCGCCCAGGACGAGCGGGCCAGCCGGAACAGCCGCGCCCGTTCGTCGAAGCTGCGCCCGGGGTCGGGGTCGGGATCGACGAAGACGTGGCGGTGGTCGAAGGCGGCCACCAGCCTGATGTGCCGCGACAGCAACATGCCGTTGCCGAACACGTCGCCGGACATGTTCCCGATCCCCGCGACGGTGAAGTCCTCGTCCTGCACGTCGATACCGAGCGACCGGAAGTGCCGCCGCACCGACACCCACGCACCACGGGCGGTGATGCCCATCGCCTTCCGGTCGTAGCCGGTGGATCCGCCGGAGGCGAACGCGTCTCCGAGCCAGAAGCCGTACTCGGCGGAGATCGCGTTGGCGATGTCCGCGAACTCCGCGGTGCCCTTGTCGGCGGCGACGACGAGATACGGGTCGTCGCCATCGTGCCGCACCACGCGGCGCGGCGGCACGGCTCGGCCGTCGACCATGTTGTCGGTGACGTCGAGCAGCCCCCGTACGAACGTGCGATAGCAGGTCGCGACGTCGGCCTGTGACTTCACGACGAACCCGCCCTTCGCGCCGACGGGCACGGCGACCGCGTTCGTGACGCTCTGCGCCCCGACCAGACCGAGGATCTCGGTGCGGAAGTCCTCGGGCCGGTCCGACCAGCGCAGCCCACCCCGGGCGATGGGACCGCCGCGCAGGTACACACCCTCGACCAGCGGCGAGTACACGAAGGTCTCGAACGCAGGCCTCGGCAGCGGCAGGTCGGGGACTGCGTGCGGGTCGAGCTTGAAGACGAGCGACGTCGCCCCATCGGTGAAGAAGTTCGTCCGCAGCGTCGCGGTCACCAGGTTCAGGAGGCTGCGCAGCACGCGGTCCTCGTTCAGCCGCGCCACCAGGTCGATGCGCCGCTCGATCTCGGCGACGGCCTCCTTGGCGGCGAGACCGCGGTCCTCGCGCACGTCGCGGTCGGGATCGAACCTGATGGCGAACAGCTCGACGAGCAGCGCCGCGATCTCCGGGTTGTCCACCAGCGTCGTGGCCATGACGTCCCGGCTGAACGTCGTCCCGGCCTGCCGCAGGTACCTGACGTACGCGCGGAGGACGGTCGCATCCCGTCCGCGCAGGCCGGCGCGGAGCACGAGCCGGTTGAACCGGTCGTTCTCGATCTCGCCGCGCCACACCGCCGCGAGGGTGTCCTCGAAGCGGGCCCGGACGTCGGCGACGTCGAACTCGTCCAGGTCCTCGTGCCGCAACCCGAGGTCGTAGATCCACACCGGCTGCGCGCCCGCAGGCCGGATCTCGTACGGCCTTTCGTCGACGACCCGCGTCCCCATGTTCTCCAGCAGCGGCACGACGTCGGAGAGCATCAGCGGCTCGCCGTAGCGGTAGAGCTTCAGGCGGGGCAGCGGGTCGATGCTGTCGAGCAGGGAGTACAGGTGGATCGCGAGGCCGTCGGGCGGGTCCCCGGCCAGCAGGGCCTCGAGCCTGCGGATGTCGCTCACCGCGGTCCGCGCCGTGTGGTCGTCCTGGTAGCCGGGGGGCATCGCGTTCGCGTAGCGGCTGAGCAGCAGCACCCCCTGTTCCTCGCCGAACTCCTCGACGAGCGCGTCGGCGAGGTCGTCGGTCCACGTGCGCAACGCCGAGGTGAGCCGGGCCTCGACCAGGGAGGCGTCCAGATCGGCCACCGCGCCGGGCTCGACGTAGATCACGAAGTGCAGGCGGGCCACGGAGGAGTCCGTCACCAGCGTCGACTCCTCGGCGTGCACGCCCTGGAACGCGCTCATCAGGGTGTCGCGGATGCAGACCCGTGCCGCCTCGTCGAGCCGTCCGAGCGGCAGGTCGACGAAGCAGGAGAAGAACCTCCCGAAACCGTCCCGGCGCACGCGCAACCGCAGCCGCTGCTGGTGCTGCAGCTCGAGGATCGCCATGGCGTCGCCGTACAGCTCGTCCGCGGTGGACTGCAGGACCTCGTCCCTCGGGTAGCCGTCGAGGATGTCGACCAGGACCTGCGCCTCGTAGGTGTGCCGGGGATCCGCGGCGCGATCGAGCACCGCCCGCATCTTCTGCCGCGCGATCGGGATCTCGGCGAGCGCAGCCTTCGCCACGCTTCTCGGGTAGAGCCCGAGGAAGCGCCGCTCGCCGACCGCCCGTCCGTTCTCGTCGATCCGCTTGACCCCGACGTAGTCGAGATGGGTCCCGCGCTGGACGGTGGCGCGCGAGTTGGCCTTCGTGATGTTGAGCAGAACCGGTTCCGGCAGCCTTCTGCGCACGTCGGCCGGCAGCGTCGAGAGCGGATGGGGTGTCCCCGGAACGGTGCGCAAGATGCCGAGGCCGGACCCGTCGACCGCCCGCAACACCTCCTCGCGCGGGCCGGGCACGAGCTCGTACTCCCGGTAGCCGAGGAACGTGAAATGGTCCTCGGCGAGCCACCGCAGGAACTCCGCGGCCTCCGCCCGGTCCTGCGGATCGACGGTCGGCGCCTCGGCATGGAGGCCCTGCGCGATCGAGACCGCCCGCTCCCGCATCGCGGCCTGGTCCTCGCTGGCCGCTCGTACGTCGCCCAGCACGCGGACCAGGTCCCGCCGGAGCTCGTCGAGCACGGCCGGGTCGGCCTGGCGGTCGATCTCGATGTGGTGGAAGGACTCCCGGACCACCTCCGCGCTCCTCTGCTCGTCCTCGCCGAGCACGGCGAGCAGCTCGCCGCTCGCGCCGCGCACCACCTCGAAGACCGGGTGGAGCGCGATGTGCAGCCCGAACCCGTGCCTGCCGAGCTCGGTCTCGAGCGACTCCGGGATGAACGGCATGTCGTCGGCCACGACCTGCACGACGGTGTGGGGGCATGCGAAGCCGTCCGCGTCGAAGGTCGGCGAGCACACCGCCACGGTGAGCTCCCCCGGCTGACGGCGGCGCGCCAGGCGCAGGTGGGCGAGCGCCGTGCCGAACAGGTCGGGGACGGCGCGGGCGGCGAGGTCCTCACCGGCGACGCGCTCGTAGTACCGGTCGACGAGCGGGAGGTACAAACGCGCGTCGGCCGCGCCCATCCGTTTCGCCGCGTACTGCCGCACGCGTTGGATGACCTCCGACCGGTCGTCGTGCGGAATGGCACGCATGCCTCGCTCCTCCCGGATCGCCTCACCGAGAAGGCTCCACCTTCGCGGCCGTCTTGGGGAGCGCCTGCCCTTGTGCAATCGGGTCTCTCGGCTCATCCTCGGCCCGGGACGCACGAGGGAGCGGCCGATGGAACGAACACCACCGGAGCCGTCCGGCGACTACGAGTACGACCTCGTCCACGAACCCGGCCTCGAGTTCGAGGCACCGCACGAACAGCACCACGACAGCAGCCCGCCCCCGAAGCCCGACCCGGGGGGCGACTACGGCTACGACGAGGCCCACGACTGCAGATCGGTCGGGGACGGCTAGCGGTAGCCCCGCTTGAGCAGGTATCCGGCTCCCGCCTCATAACCCTCGGGGCTGAGCTGTTCGAACCCGAAGACGTCGGCGAGCCGGTTGGTGGTGTCGAAGGCGGCGCAGACCGCGAGCGCGTCCTGAACCTGCTGGGGTGATACTCCCGCGGCCAGCACTCCCCGCATGTCGTCGGCGTCGACCGTTCCCTCCCGGGTCAGCTTCCCGAGCATCCGCAGCGTTGCCCGCAGCGGCTCTTCGATGGGTGCCGATTCCAGATCGGTCAGCACCGCCGCGACCCGTGGCCCGTCCTGGTACGCCTGCCTCGCGGTCGCGGTGTGCGCGCCCATGCAGAACGCGCACCCGTTCACCGTGGACACGAAGGCCGCCATCAGCTCCCGGTCGCCCACCGACCAGGCGGACGGCCCGCGCATGGCCCCGTGGGTGAACACCTTGGCCCGGGCACCGTAGAAATCGGGCCGGTAGAAGGTCAGCTTTGCGGCATCCGGTACCGGGTGCCCGGAGAACAGCCGGATGAGCGCGAACAGCAGCTTGACCCCCGGGCCGTAGCCGCGGTCGAGGATCTCAAGTCGCATGGTCCTGCCTTCCCTCGATCGCCTCGGCCAGGGCCGCCAGCCCTGCTTCGTACAGCCGGGCGGACCGGCCGACCGCGGCGCATACCACCAGCTCGAAGAGCTGGCCCTCGGTGCAGCCCGACGCCTTCGCCGCAGCCAGGTCCGCCTCGGTGACCTGCGCCGGCCGGTCGACGACCTTGCCGATCAGCACGTCCAAGGGCGGGGAGAGGCCGTCGCCCGCGAAGGCACGCGCCCGCTCCTCCGCAGATGCACTGCCCTCCCCGTTCAGCACCCGATCCACCAGGGCTCGGTGCCCTGCTCGCTTCTCGTCCTCATCCAGCACGGCGCTCTCCGCTCCTCTGCGGGTGGGCTTCCTGCCCTCGTGTACTAGACGATCGGCACAACGCCGAATGTGACACGCCCGCTCCTCCGTCGAGCGGCTTCTGGGTGCGTGGTCCTGTGCCCAACCCCAGCGGGCCGTCCCCGAGCAGAGCCGCGACGTAGGCACGGTGCTCGGCCTGGTCACCGACCAGCACTTGCGGGCCGCGGCGGGGCACAGCATTGCCGCGGTGCCGGCGGCCTCACCGCGTCTGCGCCGCCCGACACGGTCGACGTGCAGCGGGTGTCTTCCCGAGCAGCGGCGATCGAACGGACACCGGAGGGCTACGACGAACTCGCCGTCCGCTACGAGGCCACCGTCCATGTCGGCACGATCGACACCTGGCTCCGCCACTTATCAAACAGGCTTTAGCCGGCTCGCCATTGGCGAGCGACCGTGGCGCGCTGCGCCGGGCGGCGTCGCTCGGATCTCGGGTGTCCGGGCGGTGGGGGTGCGGTGCTGCGGTAGCCGTGCCCGGTCGGTGTGGTGATCCGCAGCGTGTGCCGCGGCCCGGGCTCCGGCCGAATTTCCCAGCCGGGTGCCTGGCGGGCGTAGTTGCACTGGGCGCAGGTCCCGTTGCCGTTCTCCGCCGAGGTCGCCCCGCCCTGGTGGTGGGGTAGGGCGTGGTCGATGTGGCGGATCGGGGCGTCGCACCACGGGGTGGTGCAGTACTGGTCGCGGATCTCGATGAACCGGGCCAGCCCGGCCGGGAACACCCGCCGGGTGGAGTCCATCCCGACCAGCCGCCCGCTCTCGGGGATGACATACAGCCGCCGCAGCCAGGCGGTCTCGGTTTCGGCGCCCGTCACCGCGAGTCGGCGGGCCAGGCCGGCCGGGATCGGCCCGTACCCGGCCAGCAGCGCCGGCTGCTCACGGCCGTCGCCTTCGCCTTCGCCGAGGAGGGTCCGGTCGGTCATGATCAGGTGGATCTCCACCGGCACCCCGGTCGCGGTGGCCTGCCCGGTCACGCGTTCGACAAGGGTGTCGGCCATCAACTGGCCCCGGGTGCGCCCGTCCCCGGCCGCGATCGCGGTGTCGGCGGCTTCGCGCAGGGCGGCGTGGACGGCGACCCCGTGGGCGACCGGGAGCAGCGCGGTGACCCGGGCCATGACGTCCGGGGCCGGCCGGGAGGTGACCCGCCGCTCCGACTCGGCCTTCGCGCGGCGTCGGGTGTATCCGGCCGGGTCGAGCCGGTAGGCGATCTTGCGGATCTCGGCGGTCAACCGGCGGTCCCCCCACCCGGTCAGCCCGGACGGGTCGGCGCACAGGTGGGCGTCGACGAGCTGGCGGTATTCCTTGGACAGGAAGATTGTTTCCTGGGCGAGCAGGCCGGCCCGCCATTCGGAGATCGCGCCCTGTTCGAGCGCGGTCAGGGTGTGGGGCATCTCGGCGACCAGGACCTTGGCCAACCCCAGGTGCCGGCCACCGCGGTAGGGGGATTCCT
This window harbors:
- a CDS encoding carboxymuconolactone decarboxylase family protein, which codes for MRLEILDRGYGPGVKLLFALIRLFSGHPVPDAAKLTFYRPDFYGARAKVFTHGAMRGPSAWSVGDRELMAAFVSTVNGCAFCMGAHTATARQAYQDGPRVAAVLTDLESAPIEEPLRATLRMLGKLTREGTVDADDMRGVLAAGVSPQQVQDALAVCAAFDTTNRLADVFGFEQLSPEGYEAGAGYLLKRGYR
- a CDS encoding HNH endonuclease — its product is MTPDAVPGALSDALPDDLLNSATINAWVDRLARFDRDVPDTERIEQLRALERLKSAAAAAQARIAVDLDTSMRAGHAATGLPAQRQGRGVAAQVALARQESPYRGGRHLGLAKVLVAEMPHTLTALEQGAISEWRAGLLAQETIFLSKEYRQLVDAHLCADPSGLTGWGDRRLTAEIRKIAYRLDPAGYTRRRAKAESERRVTSRPAPDVMARVTALLPVAHGVAVHAALREAADTAIAAGDGRTRGQLMADTLVERVTGQATATGVPVEIHLIMTDRTLLGEGEGDGREQPALLAGYGPIPAGLARRLAVTGAETETAWLRRLYVIPESGRLVGMDSTRRVFPAGLARFIEIRDQYCTTPWCDAPIRHIDHALPHHQGGATSAENGNGTCAQCNYARQAPGWEIRPEPGPRHTLRITTPTGHGYRSTAPPPPGHPRSERRRPAQRATVARQWRAG
- a CDS encoding NAD-glutamate dehydrogenase translates to MRAIPHDDRSEVIQRVRQYAAKRMGAADARLYLPLVDRYYERVAGEDLAARAVPDLFGTALAHLRLARRRQPGELTVAVCSPTFDADGFACPHTVVQVVADDMPFIPESLETELGRHGFGLHIALHPVFEVVRGASGELLAVLGEDEQRSAEVVRESFHHIEIDRQADPAVLDELRRDLVRVLGDVRAASEDQAAMRERAVSIAQGLHAEAPTVDPQDRAEAAEFLRWLAEDHFTFLGYREYELVPGPREEVLRAVDGSGLGILRTVPGTPHPLSTLPADVRRRLPEPVLLNITKANSRATVQRGTHLDYVGVKRIDENGRAVGERRFLGLYPRSVAKAALAEIPIARQKMRAVLDRAADPRHTYEAQVLVDILDGYPRDEVLQSTADELYGDAMAILELQHQQRLRLRVRRDGFGRFFSCFVDLPLGRLDEAARVCIRDTLMSAFQGVHAEESTLVTDSSVARLHFVIYVEPGAVADLDASLVEARLTSALRTWTDDLADALVEEFGEEQGVLLLSRYANAMPPGYQDDHTARTAVSDIRRLEALLAGDPPDGLAIHLYSLLDSIDPLPRLKLYRYGEPLMLSDVVPLLENMGTRVVDERPYEIRPAGAQPVWIYDLGLRHEDLDEFDVADVRARFEDTLAAVWRGEIENDRFNRLVLRAGLRGRDATVLRAYVRYLRQAGTTFSRDVMATTLVDNPEIAALLVELFAIRFDPDRDVREDRGLAAKEAVAEIERRIDLVARLNEDRVLRSLLNLVTATLRTNFFTDGATSLVFKLDPHAVPDLPLPRPAFETFVYSPLVEGVYLRGGPIARGGLRWSDRPEDFRTEILGLVGAQSVTNAVAVPVGAKGGFVVKSQADVATCYRTFVRGLLDVTDNMVDGRAVPPRRVVRHDGDDPYLVVAADKGTAEFADIANAISAEYGFWLGDAFASGGSTGYDRKAMGITARGAWVSVRRHFRSLGIDVQDEDFTVAGIGNMSGDVFGNGMLLSRHIRLVAAFDHRHVFVDPDPDPGRSFDERARLFRLARSSWADYDRSLISAGGGVFPRTARDVPLSDEMRRALGVDADSLSADELVRAVLESPVDLLWNGGVGTYVKASAEPHGEVGDKRNDAVRVDATGLRCRVAGEGGSSGFTQRGRTEYALLGGQINADVVDGAAAVNCSDREVNIKILLDRVVRDGDLTGKQRDELLAAMTDEVAADVLADSDGLTRAIHLDSAQAPAMRDVHARYLDALERSGRVDRAAEQLPGTHELMERAEINGGLQLPEFALLLAHSKIELFDDLIGSDVPEDPFLGRALERYFPRVLRDRCPRQIQEHPLRREIIATRVANGVVDRAGMTFVSRLTDETGLSAPDVARAHTAAWDVFGMGALWERLEALDGVVPTRTQISLFLELRRLAERATRWLLRNREQPLDIAQTIEFFEPGVRELTSLIPALISENRRSALDRTVRGHVDAGVPEELARAVRTSPDLISALDITAVARSTGRPVGEVAVVHFALEEHLRLDWLRARILDLPRDERWPALARAALREDLHVVHSAITAEVVRTSWSGCTGQELVRDWIARTDVAANRCLRLLDEIGAAGRSDLATVSVALREIRTLVRASGG